A single Cucumis melo cultivar AY chromosome 4, USDA_Cmelo_AY_1.0, whole genome shotgun sequence DNA region contains:
- the LOC103503634 gene encoding transcription factor bHLH61-like, protein MDLNEHYLLEEVLGLRRSEMNWELAIATEMNGWNFDCCSDALPMDQQHNDDLNYLLNGEDQYLSTEAAMAAAGGSTGDSMSYNTMVETPGSFEVYNIRSMEEEELGILEDEIHNLEVQANNDSYYCKVEPIVVESPEKMLPIFNTGGGTCDEQKIVNYSCGGKKLQGQPSKNLMAERRRRKRLNDRLSMLRSIVPKISKMDRTAILADAIEYVKELMEKIKILEKEINIPNELGILRSHNIVKPNNEYLVRNSAKFNVERREDETKIEICCAAKPGLLLSTVNTLEAMGLDIQHCVISCFNDFAIQASCSQRDDDEGRMVSTEEVKQALFENAGYGGKCL, encoded by the exons aTGGACCTGAACGAACACTATCTGTTAGAAGAAGTTTTGGGTTTGAGAAGATCAGAAATGAATTGGGAATTAGCAATTGCAACAGAAATGAACGGGTGGAATTTTGATTGTTGTTCTGATGCTTTGCCAATGGATCAGCAGCACAACGATGATCTTAACTATCTTCTGAATGGGGAAGATCAGTACTTGAGCACGGAGGCGGCGATGGCGGCGGCGGGGGGGAGCACGGGGGATTCGATGTCGTATAACACGATGGTCGAGACGCCGGGAAGTTTTGAGGTTTATAATATTAGAAGTATGGAAGAGGAGGAACTGGGAATTTTGGAGGATGAGATTCACAATCTTGAAGTTCAAGCTAACAATGATTCTTATTATTGTAAAGTTGAGCCTATCGTCGTTGAATCTCCTGAAAAGATGCTACCTATTTTCAACACGGGTGGTGGCACGTGCGACGAGCAAAAAATCGTGAATTACTCGTGTGGTGGTAAGAAACTTCAGGGGCAGCCGTCGAAGAATCTCATGGCGGAGAGACGGCGGAGGAAGCGACTTAACGATCGCCTCTCTATGCTTAGATCCATTGTCCCCAAAATCAGCaag ATGGATAGAACTGCGATTCTTGCGGATGCAATTGAGTACGTGAAGGAACTGATGgagaaaatcaaaattttggAAAAGGAAATTAACATTCCAAACGAGTTGGGGATTTTGAGATCACATAATATTGTGAAACCAAATAATGAATATTTGGTGAGAAATTCAGCTAAG TTTAATGTGgaaagaagagaagatgaaaCAAAGATAGAGATATGTTGTGCAGCAAAGCCAGGGTTGTTATTGTCAACAGTAAACACTCTTGAAGCAATGGGACTTGACATTCAACATTGTGTTATTAGCTGTTTCAATGACTTTGCTATTCAAGCTTCTTGTTCTCAG AGAGACGACGACGAGGGGAGAATGGTGAGCACAGAAGAAGTAAAGCAAGCATTATTTGAGAATGCTGGATATGGAGGAAAATGCTTGTAG
- the LOC103503632 gene encoding phosphoenolpyruvate carboxykinase (ATP), producing MANEGKDNGEFSFVSDGGSETGRRGLPKIHTEKNAPTTERDICHDDSTTPMRARTLEHLHSLQKKRSTPTTPLTDAQGVFSPVSEAERQKQQLISISASLASLTRETGPKLVRGDPEKKTEAQKASVLDHLHFGEPILNLSDSALKFTHILYNLSPAELYEQAIKYEKGSFITATGALATLSGAKTGRSPRDKRVVKDDTTEKELWWGKGSPNIEMDEHTFLINRERAVDYLNSLDKVFVNDQFLNWDSENRIKVRIVSARAYHSLFMHNMCIRPTAEELEDFGTPDFTIYNAGQFPCNRYTHYMTSSTSIDMNLDRKEMVILGTQYAGEMKKGLFSLMHYLMPKRQILSLHSGCNMGKNGDVALFFGLSGTGKTTLSTDHNRYLIGDDEHCWSDNGVSNIEGGCYAKCIDLSREKEPDIWNAIKFGTVLENVVFDEHTREVDYSEKSVTENTRAAYPIEYIPNAKIPCIGPHPKNVILLACDAFGVLPPVSKLSLPQTMYHFISGYTALVAGTEDGVKEPQATFSACFGAAFIMLHPSRYAAMLAEKMKKHGATGWLVNTGWSGGSYGSGNRIKLAYTRKIIDAIHSGALLEANYSKTRVFGLEIPDAIEGVPSHILDPINTWSDKDAYLETLLKLGGLFKKNYEGIHTYQVERDSKLAEEILAAGPTL from the exons ATGGCGAATGAGGGGAAAGATAACGGCGAATTCAGCTTTGTGAGTGATGGAGGATCGGAGACAGGACGGAGAGGACTGCCGAAGATTCACACGGAGAAAAACGCGCCGACGACAGAGAGAGATATATGTCATGATGATAGTACGACACCGATGAGAGCTCGGACGTTGGAGCATCTTCATTCACTGCAGAAAAAACGATCGACGCCGACCACTCCATTGACGGACGCTCAGGGAGTTTTTTCCCCTGTTTCTGAAGCTGAACGTCAAAAGCAGCAGCTTATCTCAATCAG TGCTTCACTTGCGTCGCTGACAAGAGAAACTGGGCCGAAGTTAGTGAGAGGTGATCCAGAGAAAAAGACCGAGGCCCAGAAAGCATCAGTATTGGACCATCTTCATTTTGGAGAGCCCATATTGAACTTGAGTGATAGTGCCCTCAAGTTCACCCACATCCTCTACAATCTCTCTCCCGCCG AGCTTTACGAGCAAGCTATCAAGTACGAGAAAGGGTCATTCATAACGGCGACAGGGGCTTTGGCCACTCTTTCAGGAGCCAAAACGGGAAGATCGCCTAGAGACAAAAGAGTTGTTAAAGATGACACCACTGAAAAGGAGCTTTGGTGGGGCAA GGGATCACCTAATATTGAGATGGATGAACATACTTTCTTAATCAATAGAGAGAGAGCTGTCGATTACCTGAACTCCCTTGATAAG GTATTTGTGAATGATCAGTTCTTGAACTGGGACTCCGAAAATCGAATCAAAGTCCGAATTGTTTCAGCCCGAGCCTATCATTCCTTGTTCATGCACAACAT GTGCATTCGACCAACTGCTGAAGAACTGGAGGACTTTGGGACTCCGGATTTCACAATATACAATGCTGGGCAGTTTCCTTGTAATCGTTACACTCACTATATGACTTCTTCCACCAGTATAGATATGAATCTTGATAGGAAGGAAATGGTCATTCTTGGTACTCAATATGCtggagaaatgaagaaaggCCTCTTTAGTTTAATGCATTATCTTATGCCGAAGCGCCAGATTTTGTCTCTTCATTCTGGTTGCAACATGGGCAAAAATGGAGACGTGGCCCTTTTCTTTGGATTGTCAG GTACTGGGAAGACCACGTTGTCTACAGATCATAATAGGTACTTAATAGGGGATGATGAACACTGCTGGAGTGATAATGGTGTATCGAACATTGAAGGCGGTTGCTATGCCAAATGCATCGACTTGTCGAGGGAAAAGGAGCCTGACATTTGGAATGCTATCAAGTTCGGGACCG TTCTTGAGAATGTGGTGTTTGATGAGCACACTAGAGAAGTTGATTACTCTGAAAAATCTGTTACAG AGAACACTCGAGCGGCGTATCCCATTGAATACATTCCGAATGCTAAAATCCCCTGCATTGGCCCTCATCCAAAGAATGTAATTCTTCTTGCTTGTGATGCATTTGGAGTTCTCCCACCAGTGAGCAAGCTGAGCTTGCCTCAGACTATGTACCATTTCATCAGTGGATACACTGCTTTG GTGGCTGGAACTGAGGATGGTGTGAAAGAGCCACAGGCAACATTCTCTGCTTGTTTTGGAGCAGCATTCATAATGTTGCATCCATCCAGATACGCAGCCATGCTAGCTGAGAAGATGAAAAAACACGGTGCCACGGGATGGCTCGTAAACACCGGTTGGTCAGGAGGAAG CTATGGAAGTGGTAACAGGATCAAGTTAGCCTACACAAGGAAGATTATCGACGCAATCCACTCAGGAGCGCTTTTGGAAGCAAACTACTCCAAGACTCGAGTGTTTGGCCTTGAGATTCCTGATGCTATTGAGGGAGTTCCTTCACATATCTTGGATCCAATAAACACG TGGTCAGACAAAGATGCCTATCTGGAGACATTGCTAAAGTTGGGTGGTCTGTTTAAGAAGAACTATGAAGGGATCCATACTTACCAAGTGGAGAGGGACAGTAAATTGGCTGAGGAGATACTTGCAGCTGGGCCCACTTTGTAA
- the LOC103503631 gene encoding ubiquitin-fold modifier-conjugating enzyme 1 isoform X1, whose product MEGWDPNTKSTLTQIPLLTTKAGPRDGAAWTQRLKEEYKALIAYTQMNKSNDNDWFRISAANPEGTRWIGKCWYIHNLLKYEFDLQFDIPVTYPSTAPELELPELDGKTQKMYRGGKICLTIHFKPLWAKNCPRFGIAHALCLGLAPWLAAEVPILVDSGMIKHKDDTTSTSES is encoded by the exons ATGGAGGGTTGGGATCCGAATACCAAGTCGACGCTTACCCAAATCCCTCTATTAACGACGAAAGCCGGGCCCAGAGATGGCGCCGCATGGACGCAGAGACTGAAGGAGGAGTACAAGGCATTGATAGCCTACACCCAGATGAACAAATCAAATGACAACGACTGGTTTAGGATCTCAGCTGCAAATCCAGAAGGAACACGATGGATCGGAAAGTGCTGGTACATTCACAACCTTCTCAAGTACGAATTCGATCTTCAATTCGATATCCCCGTCACGTATCCCTCCACAGCGCCGGAGCTTGAGCTGCCGGAGCTCGATGGAAAAACCCAGAAG ATGTATAGAGGTGGTAAGATCTGCTTAACCATTCATTTCAAGCCGTTATGGGCGAAAAATTG CCCTAGGTTTGGAATTGCTCACGCTCTTTGTTTGGGACTTGCACCATGGCTTGCTGCTGAGGTTCCAATTCTTGTTGATTCTGGTATGATCAAGCACAAAGACGACACGACATCAACCAGTGAATCTTAG
- the LOC103503633 gene encoding uncharacterized protein At5g65660-like, giving the protein MEYDNREAQDPASLSFPVGLVLLLTFLFCMCCFFCCCLHWEKLRSFLGCPDHLHHHHPPIPPPHSPAALSPPDKFSPIHTIWKENRPQSVSVLMPGDEVPRFIAMACPPCATTAAALVEIVVQKPSQSISDSSL; this is encoded by the exons ATGGAGTATGATAATCGCGAAGCACAGGATCCGGCCTCTCTAAGCTTTCCCGTTGGTTTGGTTCTTTTGTTAACGTTTTTGTTTTGTATGTGTTGTTTCTTTTGTTGTTGTCTTCACTGGGAAAAGCTCCGATCGTTTCTTGGCTGTCCCGATCATCTCCACCACCACCATCCTCCCATTCCCCCGCCCCACTCCCCCGCCGCCCTCTCCCCGCCCGATAAGTTTTCGCCTATTCATACG ATATGGAAGGAGAATCGGCCGCAAAGCGTGTCGGTGTTGATGCCGGGGGATGAGGTTCCGAGGTTTATAGCAATGGCATGTCCGCCGTGTGCGACGACGGCGGCGGCGTTGGTGGAAATTGTAGTACAAAAACCTTCGCAAAGTATTTCGGATTCTTCTCTGTAG
- the LOC103503631 gene encoding ubiquitin-fold modifier-conjugating enzyme 1 isoform X2 translates to MEGWDPNTKSTLTQIPLLTTKAGPRDGAAWTQRLKEEYKALIAYTQMNKSNDNDWFRISAANPEGTRWIGKCWYIHNLLKYEFDLQFDIPVTYPSTAPELELPELDGKTQKMYRGALGLELLTLFVWDLHHGLLLRFQFLLILV, encoded by the exons ATGGAGGGTTGGGATCCGAATACCAAGTCGACGCTTACCCAAATCCCTCTATTAACGACGAAAGCCGGGCCCAGAGATGGCGCCGCATGGACGCAGAGACTGAAGGAGGAGTACAAGGCATTGATAGCCTACACCCAGATGAACAAATCAAATGACAACGACTGGTTTAGGATCTCAGCTGCAAATCCAGAAGGAACACGATGGATCGGAAAGTGCTGGTACATTCACAACCTTCTCAAGTACGAATTCGATCTTCAATTCGATATCCCCGTCACGTATCCCTCCACAGCGCCGGAGCTTGAGCTGCCGGAGCTCGATGGAAAAACCCAGAAG ATGTATAGAGGTG CCCTAGGTTTGGAATTGCTCACGCTCTTTGTTTGGGACTTGCACCATGGCTTGCTGCTGAGGTTCCAATTCTTGTTGATTCTGGTATGA